The Physeter macrocephalus isolate SW-GA unplaced genomic scaffold, ASM283717v5 random_645, whole genome shotgun sequence sequence AACCACCTCTCGGGTACATTAAATCGGAAGGTCTGGAGGTGGGGCCTAGGAGTCTACGTCCAGGCAGGGTCTTCACGTGACGTTGAGAACTTTTGGCCAGGGTGATGTTAGGGCCGGGTCTCTGGAACCTCGAGGACCTTTGCCTGAGAGTTCCCGGACagctcctggaggaggtgatatgTGAACGATAAATACGTCCACGACAAGCCATAAGGAAATACGGCTGCGTCCTACTGTTGGCGAAGCGCTGGCAGAGCCGGGCCAGCTCAGGCCCCGCCTACCGATCTGCTCGGTCAGGTGCGTTCGCCTTCCGAGGTGTCTTGGCCTGCGGGGCACTCGTAGCTGCCCCCCTTTCCCAGGTGACGCACATTTGAGCGGCCGGCTCTCGGCAACCGGGGTTCGAGTCCCCGCGTCGGCCGTCATGGCGGACGCGGAGCCGGAGGCTGAGGACGGCAGTGAggatggcggcggcggcggccgggctCCCGCAGGCCAGAGAGGCAGCGCCGCGCGCGTAGCCCCGCTGGGCCCCGAGCAGCTGCGGCGGGTCCTGGAGCAGGTGACGAAGGCGCAGCCACCCGcgaagccgccgccgccgcccttcGTGCTGCAGGACGCGGCGCGGCGGCTGCGGGACGCGGCCCAGCAGGCCGCCCTGCAGCGGGGCCCCGGGGCCGAGCCCCCGCGCCCGCCGCGCCTGCTACCGCCGCAGGTAAGGCGCCGGGAGGGACCTCCGGGGAAGCTGAGGCCCGGAGGGGGCCGAGGCCTCGCGTCGGGCAGGCCGGAGCCCGCGCCCGCGCTTCCCCTCTTAGGCCTGAGAGCTGCCCAGCCCGAGAGACCGGTGTCCGCCCGCGTGACAATTCAGGGCGTCCCCACACGCAGCTCCATGGGGACCGCAGGCCACCCGCACCTGTCACCGCCCAGTGTTTTCATCTCCTCCCCCGCTGCGGGCTCGGAGCCTGTGCCCATGGCGGCCCCTGCCTGGGACCCAGCCCTGCTCAGGGCTCCTCCGTGCCGCCCGGCTCCTCTCGCAGGCCTTCGGCCGTTCACTCCGCCTTCCTTGAGCACTCACCGTGTTCCGGGCCCTGCCCGAGGCGCAGCGTCGACCACAGCCCTGAAGAACGTGAGGCACGTTGTAGGCGTGCCATGGGGGCTGCTGTAGAGTGAGCAGTCCTTAGGCCTGACGCCGGAGTGGAGACCTGAATGGGTTAGAAGGACATTAAGAGGAGAATTTTCCAGGTGGAAGGCGCTGCAAGTGGCACGGCCGAGACTCGGGACAGAATTAAGTACATTACAGTAACTTGGTGCAGGGCTTGTGGCAGTGCCTGTGTGTGTAACCCCAGTTACAAATGGCCCAGCACGTGCCCGACATTCGCTTAATGAATGAGACACGTGAAAGCACTCTGTATACTAGCCAACATCCTTTCTTAGCGGCGCTGTTTCCCGTCACACAGCTCTTGGCTGCTAGGGAAGCTGGATCTAGAACACGGCCTTCTGAGCCCAGAGGGTCCGGTGTAGCACCTGAAGCTTGAGGTCCTTCCCATCACGTGTAAAGTCACATCCCCTTTCAGCACTGGGCTTGTAAAGGACAATGCTTCTCACTCCAAAAGTGCCATAGCTTCTTCTTCCACTAGACTAAATAGGTAGAGAATAGAATCAGCAATCTTCACGGGGTTTCACTTACGGTTTTGTTTCTGACTGAGTGATTTTGACAGTTTAGAGTCATACCCAGTTGGTCATCAAGACTGGAAAGGTTGTCTCACTAAAGTTTGGGAAGACAAGTATGATTCTGCCCAAATGCCATACTTCTTAGAGCTGTGACCCTGGGTAACGCGACCTCTttgggctttagtttccttatttgtaggaGGTTTGGCTCCTTGGGTGAGCTTTCCAGCTCGTACTCTGCTGTTGAAACAGATCCCTCTCACATAAGCCCTGCGCAGCAGCTCTGTGGAGTCAGAAGGGTGCCAGCGGCTGTTTGCCGGCCTCTGCTCTGTGCCCGGCACTGTGCTGAGACACTTGGTTCTCAGCAGCCACACAAAAGTGCTTTTATCagcgttttacagatgaggaactagCTCAAAGGGGTTGAGTGATTTTTGCCGAGGGTCCCCCAGGTGTGGCTACTCTCCAGGGCCTGTTGAATGTGGCTACAGCTTTTTGGGTTTGGTAGCTTAGGAAAAGAGTCCAAAAATGATGTAttccagaaaatgaaagcaaacttCGGTAGCATGATAGTGTTCGGTAGCTACTCTAGTTGGAATGCTATAAATTCTACCTGCATTCACGACGATGTAATTTTGCAGTCTGTTCAGCTAATATTCTTTGCCCGCCCCACTCCCCCCAGCTGTGTCATGGAGGCCGCAAAGACAAATAAGATGTGTACCTTGCCCCTAGGGAGGTTATGATGTTACCAGGGAGGTAAAACATGACTCAGGATAACTTCTGATCAAGGTCAGAAAGCTAGAGGTACGATAAAGAACTGAATGCattgagagaaagggagaggttaTTTCTGGCTGAGGGGATCAGAAGAGGTGGCATCTGAACTAGATCTGCAAGGGTGGGTCCAAGTTGAAAATACAGGAGAGGAGAGGCAGtgctggaggtggggcagggtgTGCCTTTGGAGATCCCAGGCCCTGTGGTTCTCTGTCGGGGGTGGTGTGGATTAGAAGGCACAGACCAAGTGGACACACTCCCACAGGTCAGCCCCtatccctcccatccttcccgtTCCTGCCCCACAGAAACATTTCCAGCTTCCTACCACACGACGTGCCCTTTCTCATGCATCCCTGCATTCACACGTTTTTCCTTACACCTAGAATATGTGTTCCATCTGGCAAAAATTCTACTCAGCCTTCAAGGCCCCCTGCAGAAGTCACCGCTTCTGGGAAGCCTACCAGGCCTGAACTCTCCCTGCCCCTCTTACTGCACCCGTTGCACCATGATGTCGTTTTCCTATCCGTGTTCTTTAGGAAACCTAGTCTGCCTTCAGAATAATCAGTGGAGCTTTGAAAGTACAGATTTTGAGGCAGGATATCCTGAGTCAGCAGGTCTGTAGGTGActgaggtggggcaggggaaaCACCCCCTCCCCACGGGTGAGGCTGGGACTTAACTTTTGTTTGTGTATTGGCACCCAGAGATACTTAGTAAACTTTGTTGAATGAAATAGACATATAACAAAGTATCAAGTATAGTACCCACTTGGTAAACTGGTCtggaaagaagatgaaagaattaGACCAGCTTGGCCACTTGTGGTAATTCTAAAACAATAGGATTTggcgtggggtgtgtgtgtgggggggttctatctgtctgtctgtctttaaTGGTATTATCTGGTAATACCCCAAGAGCTTAGAGACACAGTCTAAGTGATTGGTAGTAAAGTGAAAcaaatgtgattcttttttattttttttttgcggtacggcgggcttctcactggtgtggcctgtcccgttgcggagcacaggctccggacgcacacgctcagcggccatggctcgcgggcccagccgctccgcggcatgtgggatcctcccggaccggggcacgaacccgtgtcccctgaatcggcaggcggactctcaatcactgcaccaccagggaagcccggtatatatatatatttttaagtgatgtAGAGTAGATACTATCAGAAGGCGTTTATGTAGGAATGGTAAGTGcatgaactttttattttgtttatatatgcaAATGTTTCTGTAAGGACGAGGGGTGTGATGTAAAATAGATTACTGTGGACTGGGCAGAAAGGTTGAGAAACACCACTGTAAACAGTACAGATACATTATATAGACTTTTTTCTATGTAAGATGtataagttagaaaaaaatctcaacagtGGATTTAAGATGAGAGTAAAATTGTAGAAATGTTGATAAGCATagtgcttcttttctttttctgtgtttaagcAATTGGAAGCCATTTGTGTCAAGGTTACATCTGGAGAGACGAAAGGTCAGGAAAAACCGATGCCTGCACTGGCCACCATCCAGCCCAAGACAGCCAGGCCGAGCCAGCCGCTCGGGAGACACTGCAGCGTGCTGGGGCTCAGCGTCGCCAGCTCTCAGCTGCTCGGGGCACAGCCCCTCCTGAGCGCCGGGCCACAGCCGCGTCTCCTGAGTCACTCACCTCAGCCTCCTGTTCAGGTGTTCGTCCAGAGGCCACTGCTCGCCCTCCAACCAGTCCCTGCGAAGAGAGTCTTGGCCTCTGAGGCCCTGAGTGGACAGGGCCCCACGTCGTCCCCTCTGTCAGCCTCTGACCCGCCAGCAGGAACATCTGTTTCATCCAGTCcagcaaatttatttatttccaactCGCAAACAAAATGCaccaagaaactaaaaaaatctttaaaagtgaAAACACGTTCTGGACGGATATCTCGACCTCCCAAGTATAAAGCTAAAgattataaattcataaaaacagaggATCTGGCCGATGGTCACCCCTCAGACTCTGACGACTATTCAGAGCTGAGCGTGGAGGAAGATGAAGACCGCAGGGCAAGGCAGGCGCTCTTCGATTCATCGAGCTGCGCTCTGCGGcccaaagcttttaagtgtcaGACCTGTGAAAAGTCATATATCGGAAAGGGGGGGCTCGCCCGGCACTTCAAACTGAATCCAGGCCATGGCCACCTGGAGCCTGAGACGTTGCTGTCTAAGAAAGCCAATGGGAGCATGATCCCGGGCCCCACGGAGGGCAGGACCACCAGCCTGGCATCCCCGGAGCTGTCCACACCAGCTCTTCTAAGTGAGGAAGGGGCCCGCTCAGCACGGGGTGGCCTGCAGGTAACGTTTCTGTCTGGTGATCGCGTCCTGATTCCtgcccatcctttttttttttttttttttttttttttttttatctttttttggccacgccgcgcagcatgtgggatcttagttccccgaccagggatcgaacccgcgccccctgcattggcagcacggagccttaaccactggaccgccagggaaggcccctgcCCATCATCCTTAAGTTAACTTTATGTTGTCTGCACTGCTGCCAGATAATCGAGGAGAAGTGTGCCTTCCGTCCAGTGCAGACAGTTTACTGATGGGAACGCAGGCACCAGTCCTGTAGATCCGGTCAGTAAAACTAATCACGAGCACTCTTGGCTGATGCTGACATGACTGTGGTCCTGGGAAAGGTCCAAGTGGGGGGCGCCAGTCCACAGGGCTGCTTCCTGGGGCGTCCGCAGTAAGACGTCTGCTTGCCGTGTTCTCTCCTTGCTTTGCCCCTTCCGAAACTCAATCAGACAAAGCAGATACGAGTCACCATGAGTCTGCGTCACCACGTCAACGTTTATTTACTGAAATTTTAACTTACCCAACGTGTGGTGAGCATTGTACAGTAggtcagttatttaaaaaacagcaggTGGATCACTTTAACAAATGGCAGGCCTCTGTGGTCGCCCTCATCCCACTTTGTCGTaagcttccttccttttcctttgactTGTGTTAGCTGTTGTTCGTTATCTGTAGTTTTCAGACGTTAAATAGAGAAACCGGAGTTGGAATTGATGTGACTACTTGATGGGAGTTTGTGACTTTAGGGACCCGGAAGCTGTTGAAAATGCGTGTTTGCCTGCTCGTGGCGACCTCATTCCCAGCAGCGGACGGGGTTCCTGCAGGAGGGCCAAGGCCGGCGGCTGCTTCCGCTTTCACATCCGCTCCTtgggacctgaacagacacctcctGGGCCCAGGAGATCTGTACTGAGTGAGGCCTAGTGGTGGAACCATGGGACAGCCCTGTGTTAGGTTTCAAAAATATTGTCTCACCTTGCAGCctcagtaataatagtaataacagtaaTACCGTTTATTGCATGCCTGCTTTGGGCAGGAGCATCACATACATTTTCTCAATCCTGTGAGAGCCCTAAAGGCAGGTGCGGGAGTCCCTGCTGGAGACGAGGCTCATGGGGCTCAGAGGGGATGACGGGCTCCCTGTCGAGGCGCGCCTAGGACTCTGTCCAGGCTGGGGTTAGACCCAGGTCTTTTGACCGCAAAGCCTGCACTCTAGGCCCGGCTGCCTCTGCTAGGAGCTTCTACGCCTCTCACAGCTGGCAAGAGCCCGACTTTCGAGAGACCTCTAACTTTTCTTAAGTTGTAGTAGGACCAGGATGACCATGTAGTTCGTCACCCGAACCCGGACATTCTGAGAATGAAAGGGGCACTGTTAATCATTCCAAGGGACAGCAGGCACAGCCAGGACTGCCTCAGACGAGCTGGACGACCAGGCCGGCCGGCACCTTCCATTTCCTTCAATAATGAAATCTTACACCACAGCAAAAGCAGCTTCTGGATATCTGACTTCTGGAATTTAGGCACCTAGCCTTGCTCCAGACGGCTTTGAGGCCGTGGGGTCCCAGAGCGGCTCCCTCCAACCAGAACTatgtctcctctcctctcctgagtCGGCCATGGATGGCCACGTGGTGCTTAAAGCCACAGGCAGACCTGGCGTTCCTCCTGAGGCTCCATTTTAATGAAGATTTGGAGGGAAAATTCTTTAAGAGGACACACTTTGTGCTAGCTTTCCTTGTATTTAACCTTCCACCAGTCCTGGGAGATGTAGGCGTATTATTCCTATTTTCAGAGGAGGAGGGAGTTGGCACAGAATGAGGAAATAGCTAGATGGCGCTAGATCCGACTCTCTTCACAAAGCTGTGCAAATCcacggagacagaaagtagattagtggctgctgggtctggggaaagggaggaatgTGTGATAGTGTGTAGgctttctttgggggatgatgaaactGTTCTGGGATTagagagtggtgatggttacacaacctCGTGAATATCCTAAATTCCACCTAATTGTATATTTccaaaggatgaattttatgggatttgaaatatttccaataaaaaataattaaaaaaatctaaaagtcaTGGGTAAATTATGAATTAACAAAATTCAGGTCAATTTTTAAGATGGTAGTGGCATCAGAAAagccttttgtttcattttgggcAACACCCCGGGGTTAGGGTTTGTCAGCCCTGACTTGCAGGGTAGTATTCTTCTGGTGTCTTAAAGGGATACTTCGTTTACGTGTAGGATGCATTGATTATAGTTAATGTGTCTAAATTATGCAAAGAAGAAGAATTTAGCAAGTTCCTTGCTTTTGACTTGACATTTTTCTGCTTTAAGGCTTTCATCATGGTGTATAAagcatgattattttatttttgtttgggtgTGCAACCCTATCTAGAATGGTCAGTCTGTAGACGTTGAAGAGGCGCTGGTGTCTGAACCAAAAAGTGGAAGTTTTTCAGCCCTTTTGGGATCAGAGAGACACCCCGGACCTAGAAGAAGCGGCTACTCCGCGGCCCTCCCAGAGCCCAGCGCAGCCGTCCTGGAGCAGAGTGGAGCGGTTCGCCCACAGGTGGGCGTTGGGGCAGTTTGTGCGCAGGGCCCAGCAAGGAGCAGAGCCAGGCTCCTGGAGGTGCGTCGCTCTTAGAACCCTGTTCTTGAAACCTGTGTCTCTGGCATGGTACCTGGCAGTTCACTATTAGGTTTCTGAATTTAGAAGTAAAATACCCAGTTTAGGTCAACTAAGCAGTTCACCTGATGTGTAATTAGATGAAGCGTGTAATAAATTCAAAGACAGCATTATCTGAAATAACTCCCAGCTGTACCTGTTTGAAATGACCAGAGGGCCTTAAATATAGAGCTGCTTgcctttttcagttttagaataatTATAAGCTGTGTTTTCATGGAAGCAGtctagaaaacaacagaaatggttttctatttttttgtaaaaagttTCAAGGTATAAAAGCACGTTTCAGGTTTTGAACTCTAGAATCTCCATTCCACCCCCTTGAAAGTAAGTTTATCGAATTTAGTCGGATTGGCTTAGAAAAGCGGAAACCCAAACTTACCCAAATTGTCTTTGACTAGGATGTATTTATTTGCCTGCTAATGGCTGGATGAGTATCTTAAAGAAGAGAAGTGAAGAACAGCAAGAGCGAGCACGAGATAAGTTAGTGAGACAGCTGGCCCCAGAGAGAGCTGTCAGGAGCCCGGCCTCCCAGCTCCTACACGCGCTTCCCGCCGGCCCCTCAGCGGCGCCGGCTGCTGTGCCTCGTGGCACTGATTCCCTGACCGTAGTGGCTGCACTTAGGTGAGAAGCCTGAACCTCACCGAGGCTGTTAGCTTGTACCAGGTCACCCGCAGGCCGGTGGCGGATCCGGGATTTGGATCTGAGACCGGTAGGCGGCCCTAACGCGCCGCCTTGACTCGACTCGCGGTGCCTCACCCGTCGTTCGGAGAGTCGGGGGCTGCTCCGAACAGCACCGCTCTTGATCCTACAGACGGGAGTCTCCCCAGCAACGGGCCCTCACTTACACAGGAACCGGGTGTCCGTCCAGTATGGGGCCCTGTCCTGGCTGGGCGGGGACGCCGCGCGAGGGGAGAGGTGGCGGCCAGAGCAGTCAGCGGCAGCGCTGTCCGTGCGCGTGGCTGGGAAGCGGGGAGCCGAGGAGGTGCCCTCTCTGCTGCTGTGACGCGCGTCCTGAACGCCCGGGCGTGGGCCGTGCCCCACACGCCCACCTTCTCATGCCTCCTGGGTGTTGGAAACCAGCTGGTCGTTTTGCTCTAAGGGCTCTTGAAAGTCACGATTAGGCATTTTTATCTTGCCAATGAAAaggttttccttttgctttttgacTGCTTGATGACCATCTGTGTCTTCCTCGGAACCCCTGCCAGTTTGCAGCTCCCAATTGATGGCCCTTCCTAAGCCCTGAGCCCGTGACCTCCCTGAGCCCTGTATGACCGTTTCTAGGACTTGTCGGTTCCGCCCTGACATTCTTGCCTCCCTGGGTGATCTCGCCCGTCCTCCTGGCTTCTCCTTCCGTCCGTCTGCTGACTCTAACGCCTGTGCTTCTGTCCAGACCGCTCCCGAGCTTCGGAGCTGATTTCAGGCATCCCCACCTGCTGTCCTGTAGAGCCGTCCACATCCTGCCAGAGCCCACAGGCTGgcttcctgccccaccccctatTACCAGGGGGCTGCCCGGGTACTCAGCTGGGCGCCCAGAGGCACCCATgactcctcttttcccctttcgctcccccctcccccaccccgaggACAGAGGATGGTGCCCTCCCtgcatcctctccctccccccaccttgggTCCGTCCTGCCTGTCCGTGTGCCTCGGTGGTGGTCTCCTGGCGGCGGGCTGCCCCGGGATTTGCTTGCATTTTCGTCTTGGGCACCAGTTGGTGAGCCCTGCAGAGTAGGGAGCACGTTTCGCCACCGCTGTGTCCTTCTCCAGGGCCTGGCGCCCGCCACTCGCTCAGTGCTGTCACGCGGGAGCGAGACTCTGAACCCAGTGTTGACCACGGGGCTTTGTCAGTGGGTGGGCAAGTGCGACACTTAACAAGGCAGAACGTTTACAGTTGAGAGGCGCGTGATCGCTGAGAATTGAGGGAACTTTCTGCCTTCTGTGTTCTTTGCTACAACAACTCGTTGGCTGCTGGGAAATTCTTTCCACGCTTTCAAAGACGTCAAACGCTTTCTTCTGGTAGTTTCTCCACCAGTGTGACCGGGAGGATCTGGTGGAGTCGGCTCTGCCTCTGCTGGCCCAGGCCGTGACCGTGTCGGAATTTCTTCTGACGAAGGTGAGTCTCCTGCGTGTTTCTAAGTGACTGAGGGGATGATTTGAAGTTATTTAGAAAGGCGTCCTTCATATTTACTTGGAAGGAGCCAGGCCCCCGGGAATCCTCTCGCTCCCCCAGGACAGGGCTGAAGTGAGCCTGCCGGGTGCCCAGCGCACGGCCCTCAGGCAGGCCGCTCGTGGACTCCGTGACTGTTTTCACTTTGTGTGGGAGGAGCGACAGGCACCTTTCTCCTGGCACCCACCCACCCTGCCAGCCTCCTGCACTGCAGCTCTGCCCCCGATGAGCCCGCTCTGAGATGCGGCCTCACCGCCGGCACCCACACGTCCTGGAGGCGCCCCGAGGAGCAGAGGCCTGGCCCTCCCTGGCCTGCAGGCCCCGGAATGTGCCCGTTTTCGTCCTCGGGGCCTTTCCGCCTTCCCGTACCGCTCCCCTGGCCACCATCCTCTGGTGGCCCTCATCTGGGCTGCTTTGTTTCCTGGGCCGCTTCTCCCAGGCCCGTTCTGGTGCCCCGCCGAGCGCGAGGCTGGGCACACGTAGGCTCTCGCTGGGGAGCGAAGGCAGTGCCTGTGGTCATGGCTGCTGAGGGCCGAGGAACTTGAGGCCTTCCCTCTTTcggatttctctgtattttccatttcattgccttgggtttaaacattttttttgtcatCTTTATCTTCACTAAGGTTGAAAAAGGTCATCTAGCAAAACCTTTCTTCCCAGCTGTGTACAAGGAATTTGAAGAGTTGCataaaatggttaagaaaatgTGTCAAGATTACCTCCATAGCTCTGGTCCCTGTTCTCTGGAAATAAACAACAGTAAGGTAACAAGCTCACAAGAGAGACTCGCTCTTAGAGCCAAAAGAAGGCTGTCCATTAAAAAAGGAGGATGCTTATTTTAGTAGTGACATCTTCCCAGTCAACTTCTTCTAGCTTTTTCTTCTATCAAGTGCaggtttttttcctaatataaaagCGATACATGCTTTTTTCAGAAAACTCGGAAATGCAGATAAGCTAAAAGAAAATTGCAAACACCCATAACCCTCCCACTCACCGATGATCACAGTTAATAGACTGTGTCTTTCTTCAGTGTGTAGGTGTTTGCAAAGGGCTGAGTTACACAGGGACCGGTAGTTATTTTTTGCGGTTGTGTCGACAGAATTCTCATTTCAGTGTCATTGCCTTTAGCTATATTGGGTCCTTGACAAAAATATGTCGTGAACTGGCGAGGATTTACTTGTCTCGGATCAAACCCTTTGCTGGGCAGAGTGTGGCCAGTGGTCAGGTCCCCCAGGGGCCTCTCGCTGTGTCCAGCGCGGAGACTCGGGTCGGCGCCTCCACCGAGCAGCTCACTGACTCCCGGCAAGTCCCCGCACCCTCCGCCCCTCTGCCAAAGGGCAGCACTGAGTTCACCGGCTCTTCCGGCTCTCACGTGCCGGGGCTGTAATAGTCTGGTTTCGCCAGACTATTGAACAACACGGATGGGCTTGGAGGGCGTTATGCTGAGGGAggtaagtcagaggaagacagaTGCGGTATAACATCAATTATGTGCTGGATCTAAGAAATACAAGCAGCTAGTGGATACAGGTTCGTGAGTAGGTCAGAAGGTAAATAAGTGGTGTTGGGTTTACTAAAAAATCACTCACACAACAATGAAGACTGCTCCTATCATTTGATCACACCGACGACAGAGCTGCCTGTCTGTGATTGGAAAGGTGAGTGTTTTCTCAGTACAGGGCAGTTACTTCTGTAGCAAGAAGTCTGAATCTACACTGTAATATAATACATGGGTTTTTTGGGTTCGGTTTTTTGGGTGTTTTTGGGTCATGATCATTAGTTTTATACAAATTCAATATTTAATAT is a genomic window containing:
- the ZNF839 gene encoding LOW QUALITY PROTEIN: zinc finger protein 839 (The sequence of the model RefSeq protein was modified relative to this genomic sequence to represent the inferred CDS: inserted 1 base in 1 codon; deleted 2 bases in 2 codons) yields the protein MADAEPEAEDGSEDGGGGGRAPAGQRGSAARVAPLGPEQLRRVLEQVTKAQPPAKPPPPPFVLQDAARRLRDAAQQAALQRGPGAEPPRPPRLLPPQQLEAICVKVTSGETKGQEKPMPALATIQPKTARPSQPLGRHCSVLGLSVASSQLLGAQPLLSAGPQPRLLSHSPQPPVQVFVQRPLLALQPVPAKRVLASEALSGQGPTSSPLSASDPPAGTSVSSSPANLFISNSQTKCTKKLKKSLKVKTRSGRISRPPKYKAKDYKFIKTEDLADGHPSDSDDYSELSVEEDEDRRARQALFDSSSCALRPKAFKCQTCEKSYIGKGGLARHFKLNPGHGHLEPETLLSKKANGSMIPGPTEGRTTSLASPELSTPALLSEEGARSARGGLQNGQSVDVEEALVSEPKSGSFSALLGSERHPGPRRSGYSAALPEPSAAVLEQSGAVRPQVGVGAVCAQGPARSRARLLEFLHQCDREDLVESALPLLAQAVTVSEFLLTKVEKGHLAKPFFPAVYKEFEELHKMVKKMCQDYLHSSGPCSLEINNSKVAESLGITEEFLRKKETRTDCTPPKCTGREEDREELEGAGPEKRRRETAEDRLASVKRTRRETVPQDTTEYSADGGGLQRLAACAPAASAGFAPGVNGGASHPPEESPTMPVPELDSSTAQAGQQLKAFADSAAGSGSADPALSFREARGLVVYTQLGEPGSLAQDQVAASSGEKAQEHSSGQDAGDGLGSRALCGTSMALPPGRPGNAEAGSLREVCGSHLSSPQSGPGEVLLPEAAXPQERAWSVDVMPAGYAYGTTSEPGPQPSRGGLLGPEGGLAGHAGDSDQSPCGTETHADRRELEGITAVREATAFENAIGGPTLLSQRQEQIFIQTSDGCILSHPGSVVSGEGDTITVTDTEGPALQVGPLEGVPLETVETEPSQ